The genome window TAAGGATTTGTCGGAAAGCGAGATAAAAGATTTGGTGGAGGATAAATCCAGCTGGATTAAAGAGAAGCTGGACAAAATAGAGGAAATCAAACCCAGACCACAGCCTAAAGAGTTTTTGAGCGGAGAGAAGCTTCCCTATCTGGGCAGAAGATATAGATTAAAAGTAAATGCTAAAAATAGTATTGGCAGTGTAAATGTTAAACTGTATAGAGGTAAATTTATGATATATTATCCGGAGAAATTGGAGCAGAATGAGGAGAAAAGAAAAAAAGCCATCAGAGAGGAACTCATAAGCTGGTACAGAAATCATGCAGAAACAAAAATTAAAGAAAGAGTGGATAAATATAAAGATAAAGTAGGTGTAAGTCCCAATAATGTCAGGGTAAAAAAGCAGAAAAAGCGCTGGGGGAGCTGCAGCAGCAAAAACAATTTAAACTTCAACTGGAAGATAATCATGGCTCCCATGACGATAGTGGATTATATTGTTATTCATGAGCTTACACATCTGCAGTATCCCAATCACTCAAAGGATTTCTGGCAGACGGTAGAAACGATAATTCCCGACTATGATGAGCGGCGGGAGTGGCTTAGGGTTAATGGCAGGAGGCTGGATTTTTAGAGTGAATACCAAATTAATTAAGAATTATTAGGGGGAGGGAACCTTGAAACACAAACACATTGAAATTAAAAAAATAAGTAGTGTAATCGATGAGTTTGAAAAATTCATGGATGGTGAAGGTCAGAAACACAAAGAGGAAAGAATTGAAAAGAACAGATTTCTTGATAAATATTTTTCGGAAGATAATATAGAAGATATTGATGAAGGGGTTATAAGAGAACTTATAAAAAAGCTTTGGGCATTTTTCAGCTGGAATAACAAAAACTATCCTGCTACAGAGATGATGAAGACTGGTATGGAGGAAATAAAAGAAGGCTTTAAAATATTGTTGCATGATGTGGAGAGACCAATCTCAGAGCGGTTTGACTATGTAAATGAAAATATTAGAATGATGGGGCCAGCAGGAATTTCAGAAATTTTAGCTCACATTGACACAAATTATGCTATCTGGAATAGAAGAGCTTTAGATGGTTTGAAATGGCTGGGGGTTGAGAGTGAAAGATTAGCTGAAAACAATTTAAAAGGTAGTCAGTATGAAGATTTTTGTGAATTATGCCGGGAAGTATTGCAAGAAATAAATCAAGAGACTAATTTGGTAAATGATTTGCTTGAGTTAGATTTTCTTCTATTTTATATATCGAATAACAAATTGGACGATGAAGATGGAGAAGAATCCTCACAAAAAACTGGTTTAACTCCAAAAGATTTTGCTCATGATGCGGTTATTGAACAGGTAACACAATTAGGTGATGGTTTAGGATTTGAAGTTGAAAGTGAGTATGTAGTAGCTCCAGGTTGCCGTATAGATGCTATTTGGCGCAGCAGAATTGCTAATCTCGGTACTATTTCTTATGCTTTTGAAGTTCATAGAAAAGGAAGCAGAGATTCGGCAATATTAAACTTGCAGAGAGTTTTAAGACTTGAACACTCAATTCAAAAAGTAATATTGGTTTCATATAAAGAGGAGATTGAGGCTTTCAAAGATGAAATATCCACCTTGAGTGAGGATTTTAGAAACAGCATGTGCTATTTTCGAGTGGAAGATTTACGGGAGTCATTAAATCATCTGGATACTATGCGTGATATCCTTGATGATGTGGGGCTTATGATATAAAATTAATATAAATAAGGTGCGAGGTGATAATTGTGGTAATCAAAAGACTTTATAAATCCTGCTATGATTGCAAACATTATCGTGCTGCCACAGAAAGGGACAATTTTCAACGCGGAGATAAGAAAGATATCATATACAATTGTGTAAATACTAATATAAGTTATCAGTTTGGCGACAAATATAACTGGATGCCGGAAGAGATGGCCAGAAACTGTGAAGAGTTCACTCCACGAGTTTATGAAACTGAATGCTCAGTGTGTGGTGATAAATTTAAGCTTATACAACCTGATTGGAAGCTGTGGCGCGGTGAAAAACCTGTCTGTTCTTTAAAGTGTTTAAAAAAGGATAAATTTGAGCAGGACAAAAATAACCATAAAAATAACAATAACATAAACAATGATGATAGCGAAGAAGATTTTATTTCACCTTATGAAAATGATGAACAGGATTAAATAAAAATTAGATATTAGTTATCATCCCTAAGCCGTTTTGAAAGAAATTCGAGTAAAAGGGAAATCTTCGAAAGCTTTTCGAAATATCGATAAAGCTGAGATTGTATACGGCAGAGTTATCAAGCAAGATTACCAGCGTGTTTTTCAGTATGTGACGGTAGCTATAGATTTTCCCACCGGGATATGAGGGAAGTTGTAGAAAAGGAAACTCCTGAAAGGAGGGATGATTACATGACCATCGCGGAAGATTTAATTTAATATAGTGCGCGCAAGCCCCCGGCTTTTGACCAGGGGTTATTTTTTTAGTGGAATTATTCATTATTTTATAAACTTTTGAAGGAGAATTAAATACTTTATTGAATTAAACAATGAAACAGTTGATTAGTTTTTAATAAATTATAAATTTTGAATATTAATACAAAAAGTATCCCCGCCTGCAGGTTTTAAAGCTTTCAGCAGAAGATGAATTGGAGTTATTAAACCAGCTGCAAGAGAAAAGGGCCAAAATTTTAGATGACAATTGAAAGTCAAAGGAGGTATAAATTATATGGCTGACAGTGAAACTGCTCTGGGTATCGATGAGAATTTTGAGGCGGTGCTCTGTTATGTTCTGGGCTGGCTTACCGGTATATTATTTCTGGTCGTAGAAAAGAAAAATGAATATGTAAGATTTCATGCCATGCAGTCACTGGTGGTCTTTCTTTCCCTGTTTATTTTATCCGTTGTCATCGGCTGGATACCGATTATAGGCTGGTTAATTTCTATTCTGATTTTCATAACGGGTCTGGTTCTCTGGATTTTACTTATGGTTAAAGCCTATCAGGGAGAAACTTACAGACTGCCCTATGCCGGAGAGTTTGCGGCAAAACAGTTGATGGAAAAGGATGAACCGGAAAGTTGAATAAAATTCAGCTGCGATTTTGAAATAGAATCGAGATAAAGGGGGTCAGTTTATTAATGATTTATAAAAAAGCCTTTCTGACAATAATGGTGATTATGGTATTTGTGGTTTTTTCTTTTACGACAGCTCTGGCTTTTCCGGCAGACACACCGGCTGAAGATGTTACAGACAGCAGCGATCATCCTTTAATCTCCCGCTTTCCCGGATCCTATATCAGATTTTACGAGAGTAAAGATTATGATGAGTTTACCCTTCCTTTTAGTGAGCTGGAAACAGCGGAATTCGAGGATGAATATGAAGAATTTGCGGATAAAGATCTAAGACTTGAAGGCAAAATAACCCAGCATTTTTATGTGGTACCTGAAAGGCATTCCTCGCTGGAAATATTCAGAAATTATGAGCAAGCTTTAAAAGAAAATAATTTTGAAATTTTAGTTCAAAAAGATGCTGATGTGGATGAGTGGTTCAGCAGACCGCTTTATGAACAGGTAAACTTCCAGGATGCTTCTGAAACCAGTTTTGAAGGCCTGGATCCTGATAAACAAAGTGGCCGCTACCTGATGGCTAAACTGAGCCGGGCCGAGGGTGATGTCCATATATCTATCTTTACCGCCCGACATGGTTATTATGGAGGAAGCTGGCCTGACGGACAGCCGGCAGTTTTCCAGGTTGTCGTGGAGGAAACCGAGCTTGATACTGGTTTAATTGACATGGAAAGCGTCATGCAGGATATAGAAAGCAAAGGTAAAGCAGCTATTTACGGTATCCACTTTGAAGTAGATAATGATGAAATCGAAGATGAATCAGTGCCAACCATAGAAAAAATTGCAGAGCTTTTAAAAGAAAATCCTGACCTGGAACTCAATGTTGTAGGACATACAGATAGTACCGGAAATTTAGATTACAATATTGATCTGTCAGAAAGAAGAGCTGAATCTCTGGTAGAATTCCTTGTAAATAATCATAATATAGATAAAGACCGACTTAGTTCCTTTGGAGTCGGCCCCCTTGCTCCTCAGGCTACCAACGAGACAGAAGAAGGAAGAGAGCAAAATCGCAGGGTGGAATTAGTTAAGCCTTGATTAAATTTGCACCCCATTGATTAAGTGATTAAGCGCCGGAGTCTCACGCGAGATACCTTGCTGAAAGCAAAATAAATCTTTTTGAAAATGAGAAGTTATTTATACTCCCCTGAGGAGGCCGATAAAATGAAAGTTAAAAGCAGATTAACTGCCGGGATCACTTTATTTATTATGATCGCTGTTCTGTTTATCGTCCTAACCGCTGGCTTTAATCCCCTGCAGGCTCAGGATAACCCGGAAGATATATCGATGGAACAACTTGAGACTCCCACAGAATTGAGCGAGTTAATTGAGCTCTTCCACAGTCTGGAGTATAGCGTGAAAGTACATTCTCAGGGACAGTTAACACAGGATTCTCTCATAAATTATCAGTATGAAGGATCCGAGACCCTCCAGGGAGTAGAAACCGAAGTTTTATCTTTCACCATGACAGGTGTCGAAGAACAGCTTTCTTCGCTCAAGGTCTGGTTTGATGGGGAAGAAGTTCGCCAGATGGAAGTTGATGGGGAATTTATACCGGCAGAAATGGCTGAAATGATGAAGGATACAGTGCTGCGGTCAGTAATGTTTCCCTTTTACAATTTTGCAGAATTTGCTGCAGAGGACTTGAGTAAATTGGGGGATGTCAGCAGGAGCAGAGAAGAGATAGCTGGAGAGGAAGTGGACATCGTCCGCATAGAGATACAGGATAGACCAGAATATGAAATAGATAATGCTGTAACCAGGCTGGCCGAGTTTGAGGATTTTATGATGGTAATCAGCTATGATTTTTCTTCTTCGGAGCAGGATATGGAAATTCAGTTTGCCATTGAATCGCTTGAATTTCGTTGAATTTCTGGATTTTTCGGCAGTAAAGAATTGAAGCATATATTCAATTGTTATGGCTTTAGCTCATATAATTCAATTTGGACCAATTTAATTACAGGCCTAAATTGTGAGCTGGGGGATTAATTTCCTCCAGCTTTTTTTATTCGCCAAATACATTCTTTTGTGATGACTGAACCTATTAAAAGTGGAGAAAATGTTTTAATCAAAGAATTCAGCCCTGGAGCTGAAAATTTTTGAGGTGCAGGTATCCCAACAATCATAAAAAGTTAAAGAAAATCTAATAAGTTTTCACAGGTGTAGAAATTAAAATATTTTCAGGTGATAAAATTAACTTCCCGATAGGTATGTGGTATAATAATATTGCGAAATAAAGTGAAGGTGATAAAATGTCAATGAAATATACGCCCCACGATGAGCTATTCAAGCATGTAATGGGACATCCGGAGACTACCAAAAATTTTATAAGGGAATATCTACCTGAAAAAATAGTAGATAAGGTTGATTTGTCGCTTTTTAAGGATAAAACTGAGGAATATACTGACGAAAAGTTGGATGATTACAGAACGGATTTGGTGTTCAAAACTAAGCTGGAAGATGGGCAGGATGCTTATTTCTACTTTCTTTTCGAACACAAAAGCAGTCCTGACAGAAATACGGTATTTCAGTTACTCAGGTATATGACATTAATCTGGGAAAAAGCTTTTGAAGAGAAAGAAGAATATCCAGTCATACTACCCATTCTATTTTACCACGGAGAAACTGATTGGAATTATGGGGAGTCACTGGATGAAGTGCTGACAGATGTTCCTGACTGGGCGGAAAGATTTACTCCTTATTTTGACTATCAGGTGTACGAAACTCATAAATCTGAAAAAGAATCTGATGACCCTTTGTTTCAAGCTTACACTCTTCTTTTGGAAGCTGCTCAGTTGTATGATGAACAGGCAAAAATTGTTAATGCTTTAAGAGAAGCGCTGAATTTTTTCGATAAGGCCGTGGAAAAATTCAATATATCAGAAGAATTTAAGTATGTTTTTCGTTACATCATTGCTGCGATTGAGCTGCCGCCTCATTTGATGCAAAAAATTGTAAATGAAGAATTCCCCGAAAGGAGGGAAAAATTTATGGCTATGGCAGAAAAGTTACGCGAAGAAGGTAGGAAAGAAGGTAGAAAAGAAGGCAGTAGAGATACGTTAAACCTCATGAAGGAAACTATTAAAAAAATGAAAAACAAATTTGGCAGTGATAAAACTATTGATTTGGTATTAGAAATTGAAGATTCTGATGTAAATAAGTTAGAGGAAATTAATACTGCGATTGAGAAAGCAGATAGCATTGAAGAATTAAGGGAAATGATTTAGATGACCATTGAAAAAAAGTTACGTGAAGAAGGAAGGAAAGAAGGAAAAGAAAAAACCTATGATATTTTAGTGCAAATCACTTCAAAATTTGGAGAGTTGAATCCAACTACCATTAAGAAAGTAAAGAAGCTGGATAAGCAATCAAAACTTACTGAAGTAGAAAATGTTTTATACGATTCTGAAACATCAGAAGAATTTGAAAAGAAAATTGATAGCATTTAATTTCAGTTTATGCCTCTAAAGGCTTTAAAAAAGACAGACATTTGTATTCCCTAAATGTTCTAAATAAATCTTGCTAAGAAGAAGGTTGGTGTTTTGTAAGACAATTGATGGAAAACCGGGAGATGAAGGTGGAAAATTTTAGTGTTTTTAACATCTATTATTATGCTGCTGTTTTGTTTTTTTCTGGCCTTTCCGCTTCTGCAGATTCCCCGGCTGCCGCCTGCGGCCGCTGCCTCCGGGTATGATTTAGAGACATCTCCGGCTTCACTCAACCCCGATCCGGACCCGGGCCAGCTGGAGATATTCAGCTGGTGGACAGCTCCCGGCGAAGAAGAAGGGCTGGCCTGGCTCATGCAGTTCTTTCAGCAGGAATTATTAGCAGAGAAAACAGAAGCCGGCATTTTTGCCGGCTTAATTTTTTACCTGGAAACTTGTTATTTCGCAGTTAAGGAAGGAATCAGGAAAAATTATTAGAATTATAAGATAACAGGTAAACGCAAATATGAAGAAGGTGACAA of Halarsenatibacter silvermanii contains these proteins:
- a CDS encoding M48 family metallopeptidase encodes the protein MRVLELGSEKVEYDVVRTDRKTVGINIDPEKGIVVRSPKDLSESEIKDLVEDKSSWIKEKLDKIEEIKPRPQPKEFLSGEKLPYLGRRYRLKVNAKNSIGSVNVKLYRGKFMIYYPEKLEQNEEKRKKAIREELISWYRNHAETKIKERVDKYKDKVGVSPNNVRVKKQKKRWGSCSSKNNLNFNWKIIMAPMTIVDYIVIHELTHLQYPNHSKDFWQTVETIIPDYDERREWLRVNGRRLDF
- a CDS encoding DUF4870 domain-containing protein, producing the protein MADSETALGIDENFEAVLCYVLGWLTGILFLVVEKKNEYVRFHAMQSLVVFLSLFILSVVIGWIPIIGWLISILIFITGLVLWILLMVKAYQGETYRLPYAGEFAAKQLMEKDEPES
- a CDS encoding OmpA family protein; translated protein: MIYKKAFLTIMVIMVFVVFSFTTALAFPADTPAEDVTDSSDHPLISRFPGSYIRFYESKDYDEFTLPFSELETAEFEDEYEEFADKDLRLEGKITQHFYVVPERHSSLEIFRNYEQALKENNFEILVQKDADVDEWFSRPLYEQVNFQDASETSFEGLDPDKQSGRYLMAKLSRAEGDVHISIFTARHGYYGGSWPDGQPAVFQVVVEETELDTGLIDMESVMQDIESKGKAAIYGIHFEVDNDEIEDESVPTIEKIAELLKENPDLELNVVGHTDSTGNLDYNIDLSERRAESLVEFLVNNHNIDKDRLSSFGVGPLAPQATNETEEGREQNRRVELVKP
- a CDS encoding Rpn family recombination-promoting nuclease/putative transposase — encoded protein: MSMKYTPHDELFKHVMGHPETTKNFIREYLPEKIVDKVDLSLFKDKTEEYTDEKLDDYRTDLVFKTKLEDGQDAYFYFLFEHKSSPDRNTVFQLLRYMTLIWEKAFEEKEEYPVILPILFYHGETDWNYGESLDEVLTDVPDWAERFTPYFDYQVYETHKSEKESDDPLFQAYTLLLEAAQLYDEQAKIVNALREALNFFDKAVEKFNISEEFKYVFRYIIAAIELPPHLMQKIVNEEFPERREKFMAMAEKLREEGRKEGRKEGSRDTLNLMKETIKKMKNKFGSDKTIDLVLEIEDSDVNKLEEINTAIEKADSIEELREMI